Genomic DNA from Thermodesulfobacteriota bacterium:
TGGGAGCCAGAGGAGATCGTTGCCAGCCAAGTCTGCTGCAAGAGCGGACCCACCGCCGTCCGCACCACCCCGGAGCAGTAAGCCGCCCCCGCATCCTCGCCCCGCTGGCCTGACCGCTGGCGGGGCGTCCGGCCATGCCTCCTTCTTGCTATCTTCTCGCCATCCCCCTGCCAGAACGGCCCGGCTCCACCCTCATCTTCTCCACCCGCAAGGGCTCGTCGTGCCTGGTACCGGATGCCCTGTGGCAGCGACTCTGCCAGGGGGAGGTCGCTGACCCGGCGGACCCCACAATCGCCACCCTGGCCCGACTCGGCCTCCTGGTCGCCGACCCGACAGCAGAACGGACCGCCGTCCTCAACCTCATCCCCACCCTCAACCGCCTCAACCCGGGGGTGACGGTGGCAGTGGTCCTGGGCATGGCCTGCAACTTCGCCTGCCGCTATTGCTACGAGGGCAAGCTCAAGGGCCGGCTGGCCATGAACGACCAGACCGCCGCCGCGCTGACCGGCTTCGTGGCCAGCCGTCTGACCCCGGCCAAGGACCGGCTGGTGGTGGACTTCTACGGCGGTGAGCCCCTCCTCTACCTCCCCCGCCTCAAGAAGATCGCCGCCAGCCTCCAGACCCTGGCCAGCCAAAGGGGCGTGCGCTACTCGTTCACCCTGGTCACCAACGGCTCCCGCCTCCGCCGTCCCCTGGTGCAGGAGCTGGTAGATCTGGGGCTTTCCGCGGTCAAGGTGACCGTGGACGGGCCGGCGGCGATTCATGACAGACTACGCCCATACCGCTCCGGCCGGGGCAGCCTGACCCGCATCCTCGACAACTTGGCCGACTGCTGGGATCTGGTCAGGATCGGAGTCGCCACCAACTACACCGCCGACACCTACCAGGCCTTCCCGGCCCTCTTGGACACTCTCCAGAGCCGCGGCCTCGGTCCTGGACAGCTGGCCCAGTTGAGCTGCCACCCGGCGGTGCGGGCCATTGGCCGCCACGCCCTGGCCACGGCCTGCGGCTTCTCCTCCACCGACGAGCCCTGGCTGGTGCCAGCCGCCCTGACCCTGCATCAGGCGGTGACCGCCGC
This window encodes:
- the gptM gene encoding geopeptide radical SAM maturase, producing MPPSCYLLAIPLPERPGSTLIFSTRKGSSCLVPDALWQRLCQGEVADPADPTIATLARLGLLVADPTAERTAVLNLIPTLNRLNPGVTVAVVLGMACNFACRYCYEGKLKGRLAMNDQTAAALTGFVASRLTPAKDRLVVDFYGGEPLLYLPRLKKIAASLQTLASQRGVRYSFTLVTNGSRLRRPLVQELVDLGLSAVKVTVDGPAAIHDRLRPYRSGRGSLTRILDNLADCWDLVRIGVATNYTADTYQAFPALLDTLQSRGLGPGQLAQLSCHPAVRAIGRHALATACGFSSTDEPWLVPAALTLHQAVTAAGYRTPQPGPAPCMADLDDAFTVHADGTLYKCPGLIGHSQFAVGDLWQGFRDVATVYDTGRLARATDCHDCLYLPLCLGGCRFVHFQRTGSIQGLDCQKAFLSATLPDLLHQQVAAQTRS